The following proteins are co-located in the Plasmodium brasilianum strain Bolivian I chromosome 11, whole genome shotgun sequence genome:
- a CDS encoding hypothetical protein (conserved Plasmodium protein) — translation MFTKRKIGKKNTKKNLDDDLNCNYNEENADGQLTKEEQRFTTNIHAQGQNDRDNISSSKSLREPLREEGLELICAEVGKNNNKLDDKRGATYVNRSESYHEQRHKQHPEEEHMGMNREDKHTLCEHGNPMEKEVNEKEKTKKKKKINYRERKKEEETNRVNKMNTSFHIYSDEDTDSYITIKKKKNKKKDIKQVDVSKDLIRDTIDVVTSINLERNADQNWKNKNYSNEEDVSNGHPVIYEEDEEDVDDKEDVDDKEDVDDKEDVDDKEDVDDKEDVDDKEDVDDEEDVDDEDDEEDVDDVDDEEEKKKLKFEQSVKQRHFYNKKTYRKINKENDVNSYNIKHHVYVQQDGYVSRTDIGSSDGSSYGQCTFNLKRVNNILSEQAVHLTDVKDPHRIDHKGNDGKVIPPQEKLNFESAAISASSENVVMDAGYENLSMNASLNVDDEIIAINMEDEGDDTENEEERKLIEEIKLKKKILRKKKEINESNYYPFDGEDNYGINEENNNGDYHHDDYNYDDSYGGLSPLCGIEKKEKIKIYTNEQTKCTMEDDFDIDDIYNYETVNEMKKRLLLKKCRNKNIENLYEQGNNDADINTLFYDYLRSNGGEEEEIDNAIYSDIKLEGRYDQHEDDKINKIVGRKLVSEIKRYKKDNIEYVIDPYVNEDTNIKYDSSFDVAKGEFATCTKTNINKDGIVNYVSKEDDSCKPNNGKKSVIEKDLNVSAIPSFEEDLTSNYLYINENKKLFEKIKNAFDNKAVCNLQIIKMHNYIEKLFSEYKTKMKESSRVKKLESTMQNEHNQLTTICRRKKREIITCTIFFYFVINLTNLIFDKYKYVEDALISLHNLESTFHLIYHNLKLYLYKEYYEKFKLTFIKDYIFNSKYYINKKEKSKRDQLKLLMRNKIINNYECVNEVMLVNEHIVNEVTDHQHFNNSFLQYMFDGFSSNYSTDSSTGIESSSSLTSLDMATSPASSLNSSRGMGKSDKRKGVKKEKKVHNITVQLKREAGNASEHAKIEEKKEKLEKEKYFQTVKMKDIKNKFLVAIKKIFENVNIYFLNFKNVIKYFYLLKLYNYEFYKNNNCAACFDDILFFFVRCELLYWDPLFQFSLKKKKKIDILHFYENRMTNKSFDQNFFMNEHVHKLDGRLTNMHTGYRKQEQEQQQQQQQQQQQQQQQQQQQQQQQQQQQQQQQQQQQQQQQQQQQQQQQQQQQQQQLYLLYSSGTPTQNYGTNTHARSESDKDYGSSSSRSENNFSMSSSNLENEESVHVKEDEGVERSSNGKNDGSERSSNGRSESENRRPSLFKNDDFRKKKYKLERNSFHHNPCIKSFEWYKFMDELRIIYDTCSEKQILQKLYYYILNKRVFELIGVWSPLSLKQSYNLYVIIRDYVLYNSGNNGSNADSNGSNTDNNGNKDDSNGSNTDNNGNKDDSNGSNTDNNGNKDDSNGSNTDNNGNKDDSNGSNTDNNDDEHQEGRVLLIQILKEKLNCYICTFLQCYKNTNNSQKKKYIFLMRCLKILKSIRNIVLLLNDKELYDIIKKIFYDYVLANYDYSSKFHNLTLSVIIHIIISINKVGEDNSHDASGINHNLIDDNFYRDIMDIWNKVMTKLKSDQFDADRIKMEN, via the coding sequence ATGTTtacaaagagaaaaataggaaagaaaaataccAAGAAGAATTTAGACGACGATTTGAATTGTAATTATAATGAGGAAAATGCAGATGGACAGTTAACGAAGGAAGAACAAAGATTTACtacaaatatacatgcaCAAGGTCAGAACGATAGAGATAATATAAGTTCAAGTAAGTCTCTACGTGAACCTCTAAGGGAGGAAGGACTGGAGCTGATATGCGCTGAAgtgggaaaaaataataataaacttGATGATAAGCGAGGTGCTACATATGTGAACAGGAGTGAGTCCTATCATGAGCAGCGCCATAAGCAGCATCCTGAGGAAGAACACATGGGAATGAATCGCGAAGATAAACATACACTATGTGAACATGGCAATCCTATGGAAAAAGAGGTAAATGAGAaagagaaaacaaaaaaaaaaaaaaagataaattatagagaaagaaaaaaggaggaaGAAACAAATAGAGTAAATAAGATGAACACAAGTTTTCACATATACAGTGATGAAGACACGGACAGTTACATAACTAttaagaagaagaaaaacaaaaaaaaagatattaaacAAGTAGACGTTTCGAAAGATTTGATTAGAGATACAATAGACGTTGTTACAAGTATTAACCTGGAGAGAAACGCGGATcaaaattggaaaaataaaaattattctaatGAAGAAGATGTTTCAAATGGTCATCCAGTCATCTACGAAGAGGATGAAGAAGATGTAGATGATAAAGAAGATGTAGATGATAAAGAAGATGTAGATGATAAAGAAGATGTAGATGATAAAGAAGATGTAGATGATAAAGAAGATGTAGATGATAAAGAAGATGTAGATGATGAAGAAGATGTAGATGATGAAGATGATGAAGAAGATGTAGATGATGTAgatgatgaagaagaaaaaaaaaaattaaagttcGAACAATCTGTTAAGCAAAGGCACttttataacaaaaagaCATATAGAAAAATCAACAAAGAAAATGATGTTAACTCatacaatataaaacatcatgtatatgtacaacaGGACGGATATGTATCTAGAACTGATATTGGTTCTTCAGATGGAAGCAGTTATGGTCAGTGCACGTTTAACTTGAAAAGGGTTAACAATATTTTGAGTGAACAGGCTGTGCACTTGACTGATGTGAAGGATCCTCATCGTATAGACCATAAAGGGAACGACGGAAAGGTGATCCCCCCTCAAGAGAAATTAAATTTCGAAAGTGCTGCCATAAGTGCGAGCAGTGAGAATGTAGTGATGGATGCTGGCTATGAGAACCTATCGATGAATGCATCCCTAAATGTTGACGATGAAATCATCGCCATAAACATGGAAGACGAAGGTGATGATACGGAAAACGAGgaagaaagaaaattaattgaagaaataaaattaaaaaagaaaatactaaggaaaaagaaggaaattaACGAAAGTAATTATTATCCCTTTGATGGAGAGGACAACTATGGCATTAACGAAGAAAACAACAATGGTGATTACCACCACGACGATTACAACTATGATGATAGCTATGGTGGACTCTCTCCTCTTTGCggtattgaaaaaaaagaaaaaattaaaatttacacAAATGAGCAAACGAAGTGTACGATGGAGGACGATTTTGACATTGACGACATTTACAATTACGAAACTGtgaatgaaatgaaaaaaaggttgttattgaaaaaatgtagaaataaaaatatagaaaatttatatgaacagGGGAATAACGATGCAGACATAAATACTTTATTCTACGATTATTTAAGGTCAAACGGAggagaagaggaagaaataGATAATGCCATATATAGtgatataaaattagaagGTCGTTATGATCAGCATGAAGACGATAAGATTAACAAAATTGTTGGGAGGAAACTTGTTTCTGAGATAAAGAGGTACAAGAAGGACAATATTGAATATGTGATAGACCCTTATGTGAATGAAGATACTAACATAAAGTATGATTCCTCGTTCGATGTAGCAAAGGGGGAGTTTGCTACTTGTACGAAAACGAACATAAATAAAGACGGTATTGTAAATTATGTAAGTAAGGAAGACGATTCTTGTAAACCgaataatggaaaaaaaagtgttatCGAGAAGGACCTAAATGTATCAGCCATTCCTTCATTTGAGGAAGATCTTACAAGTAATTACCTTTacattaatgaaaataaaaaattatttgaaaaaattaaaaatgcttTTGATAACAAAGCAGTATGCAACCTGCagattataaaaatgcataattatatagaaaaattatttagtgAGTATAAAACTAAAATGAAAGAGTCCAGTcgagtaaaaaaattagagagTACAATGCAAAATGAGCATAACCAACTAACAACTATttgtagaagaaaaaaaagagaaataattaCGTgcactatttttttctattttgttaTCAATTTAACAAATcttatttttgataaatataaatatgtcgAAGATGCATTAATATCATTGCATAATTTGGAAAGcacttttcatttaatatatcataatcTCAAATTGTATTTGTATAAAGAGTATTATGAAAAGTTCAAGCTTACATTTATAAaggattatatttttaactccaaatattatataaataaaaaggaaaaaagtaaaCGTGATCAGTTAAAGTTGTTAATGcgtaataaaattattaataattatgaatgtGTTAATGAAGTCATGTTAGTTAATGAACATATTGTCAATGAGGTAACTGATCATCAGCATTTTAACAACTCATTTTTACAATACATGTTTGATGGATTTTCAAGTAACTATTCAACTGATTCGTCTACTGGGATTGAATCTTCCTCCAGTCTTACATCACTCGATATGGCTACTTCTCCAGCCTCATCATTGAATAGTTCCAGAGGAATGGGTAAATCGGATAAGAGGAAGGgggtaaaaaaagaaaaaaaggtacaCAACATTACTGTGCAACTAAAAAGAGAAGCGGGAAATGCTAGTGAACACGCAAAAATTGaagagaaaaaggaaaaattagaaaaagagaaatattttcaaacagtaaaaatgaaagacataaaaaataaatttttggtagcaattaaaaaaatatttgaaaatgttaacatttattttttaaattttaaaaatgttataaaatatttctatttactAAAGTTgtataattatgaattttataaaaataataattgtgcTGCTTGTTTTGATgacatactttttttttttgtaagatgtgaattattatattggGATCCTCTTTTTCAAttctctttaaaaaaaaaaaaaaaaattgacattctgcatttttatgaaaatagaATGACAAATAAATCCTTTgatcaaaattttttcatgaaTGAGCATGTGCATAAGCTGGACGGGAGGTTAACAAACATGCACACAGGTTATAGGAAGCAGGAACAGGAGCAGCAGCAGCAACAACAGCAACAGCAGCAACAACAGCAGCAACAGCAGCAGCAACAGCAGCAACAACAGCAACAGCAGCAACAACAGCAGCAGCAGCAACAGCagcaacaacaacaacagcaacaacaacaacagcaacaacaacaacagcAACAACAGCAactgtatttattatattcgtCCGGAACCCCTACCCAAAATTACGGTACTAATACGCATGCAAGAAGTGAAAGTGACAAGGATTACGGCTCCTCCTCATCAAGATcggaaaataatttttccatgAGTAGTTCGAACCTTGAGAATGAAGAAAGCGTGCATGTGAAAGAAGATGAAGGTGTCGAAAGAAGCTCAAATGGAAAAAACGATGGCAGCGAAAGAAGCTCAAATGGAAGAAGCGAGAGTGAGAATAGACGTCCCtccctttttaaaaatgacgacttcaggaaaaaaaaatacaaacttGAAAGAAATTCCTTTCATCATAACCCATGCATAAAATCTTTTGAGTGGTACAAATTTATGGATGAGTTAAGGATTATATATGACACTTGTAGCGAAAAACAAATTCTACAAAAGCTATATTACTATATTCTTAACAAGCGTGTTTTTGAATTGATAGGCGTCTGGAGCCCGTTATCGCTTAAACAGAGCTACAATTTATATGTCATAATCAGAGATTATGTGTTATATAATAGTGGTAATAATGGTAGTAATGCTGATAGTAATGGTAGTAATACTGataataatggtaataaaGATGATAGTAATGGTAGTAATACTGataataatggtaataaaGATGATAGTAATGGTAGTAATACTGataataatggtaataaaGATGATAGTAATGGTAGTAATACTGataataatggtaataaaGATGATAGTAATGGTAGTAATactgataataatgatgatgagCATCAAGAGGGGAGAGTATTACTAATTCAGATATTAAAAGAGAAACTCAACTGctatatatgcacatttttGCAATgctataaaaatacaaataatagccaaaaaaaaaaatatatttttttaatgagatgcttaaaaattttgaagtccataagaaatattgtgttattattaaatgacaaagaattatatgatattattaagaaaatattttatgattatGTTTTAGCGAATTATGATTATTCTAGTAAGTTTCATAATTTAACACTATCcgtaataatacatataataatttctatAAACAAGGTAGGTGAAGACAATTCACATGATGCCAGTGGGATTAATCATAATTTAATTgatgataatttttataggGACATTATGGATATATGGAATAAAGTTAtgacaaaattaaaatcagATCAATTTGATGCTGATAGGATCAAGATGGAAAATTAG
- a CDS encoding mitochondrial import receptor subunit TOM40, which produces MEIANIFKKLLKQNIAYTENNSVFDVFKKQNEGSQNVSEKKLEGEKLLEEKTDTNKPTEEDKLKEQHLLQYTNNFDAPNALLFENLNKEYKFITTQDNFDGFRFEVDKNVNKYLQSTHTLFLGTTLRDVGYLYQFGANFTDSDNSLLMISRVNIDGSVNGRFCKKINNAIDCKLNFNTYAKSDTRNMYEMSVEVNKPLHTYNFKSIWQGAWIFNATYTQLLTKKFQAGVDLTYIASNCASIGSFGLRYNHKNNVLTMQVVRQPNFKSPEFMLNQTHLYKIQYAKKISDRLSVGTELELTPQTKESAMRLGWDYSFRHAKVQGLIDTSGKISVFTQDYSGFGVSGYIDYLNNEYKFGFMMHISPSQEQPQQAPS; this is translated from the coding sequence atggagatagcaaatattttcaaaaaactgttaaaacaaaatatagcaTACACAGAAAATAACTCCGTTTTtgatgtttttaaaaaacaaaatgaaggaTCACAAAATGTAAGTGAAAAAAAGCTGGAGGGAGAAAAGCTACTTGAAGAAAAAACTGATACAAACAAACCAACAGAAgaagataaattaaaagagcAACACCTTTTacaatatacaaataattttgatGCTCCTAAtgcattattatttgaaaatctaaataaagaatataaatttattactaCACAAGATAATTTTGATGGATTTCGTTTTGAAGTGGATAAAAAtgtgaataaatatttacagtCAACACATACCTTATTTCTAGGTACAACCCTCAGAGATGTTGGTTACTTATATCAGTTTGGAGCTAATTTTACGGATAGTGATAATAGTTTATTGATGATTAGTAGAGTAAATATTGATGGTAGTGTAAATGGTAGGTTTTGTAAAAAGATTAATAACGCAATAGAttgtaaattaaattttaatacatatgcAAAAAGTGATACAAGAAATATGTATGAAATGTCAGTAGAAGTAAATAAACCATTACATACGTATAATTTTAAGAGTATATGGCAAGGGGCATGGATATTTAATGCAACATATACTCAATTACTAACCAAAAAATTTCAAGCAGGTGTtgatttaacatatattgcATCAAATTGTGCATCCATCGGTTCCTTTGGGTTACGTTATAATcacaaaaataatgttttaacAATGCAAGTAGTTAGACAACCAAATTTTAAATCACCAGAATTTATGCTAAATCAAactcatttatataaaatacaatatgCTAAGAAAATATCAGATCGTTTATCTGTGGGAACAGAGCTTGAATTAACTCCTCAGACGAAAGAGTCCGCCATGAGACTTGGTTGGGATTATTCTTTTAGACATGCAAAAGTTCAAGGCTTAATTGATACTAGCGGAAAAATTTCTGTTTTTACGCAAGATTACTCAGGTTTTGGTGTTAGTGGTTACATAGATTATTTAAacaatgaatataaatttgGATTTATGATGCACATCTCACCTTCGCAGGAGCAGCCACAGCAGGCCCCGTCATAG